The DNA window CGGGCGGGCCATGATGTACGCCACGGCCGGGCTCCAGGTCTGCCTGGACGCCGGCGAGCCGGACCAGGTGGCGCGGCGGTGGGCCGCCGCGCACGCGGTCGGACCGCCGCTGCTGGCCGCGTTCGCCACCGCCGGCCGGCACGCGGGCCGGCCCACCGGTTGGGCGTCCGCCCGGATGGCCGCCTGGCTGGCGATCGACCCGGCGCGGACCCGCCCGGTGTGGTCGCCGACCGACGCCGACCGCGACCCGGTCAGCGCCTGGACCGCTTACGTGCTCGCCGCGCCGCTGCTCTGCGTCCGGGGCGACGGCCCGGACTGGACCCCGCCGGAGGGCGTGACCTTCGCCGACTGGGTGGCCGGAGCGCTGCCCCGGCCACCCACCACCGACGACCTGGAATACCACGTCAGCACGTTGTTCCCGCCGGTGCGCCCGCGCGGCTACCTGGAACTGCGCTACCTGGACGCCCAGCCGGGCCGGGAATGGACCGTGCCGGTGGCGGTGCTGGCCGCGCTCTTCGCCGACCCGACGACCACCCGCGACGCCCTCGCCGCGGCCGGCCCGGTCGCCGACCGATGGCGCGCGGCGGCTCGGCGCGGGCTGGCCGAGCGTCCGCTGGCGACCGCCGCGGCAGCCCTGTTCGACCTGGCGCTGACCGCGCTGCCCGGGCTGGACCTGCCGGGCGGGATCCACGACCAGACCCACCGAGCGATCCGGCGGCGTCGCGCCGCCGCGGAGAGGGGACACCGGTGACCACCACCGAGCGGCCGGGAACGGACGCCGAGCAACTGCGCGCAAGGATCGTGGCGGAGCTGGAGCGCACCCGCGCCCGCACCGCGTCGCTGACCGACGCGGTGGACGACGACGATCTCGTTCGGCAGCACTCCACCCTGATGTCGCCGCTGGTCTGGGACCTGGCGCACGTCGGCAACCAGGAGGAGCTGTGGCTGGTGCGCGACGTCGGCGGGCGCGAGCCGGTGCGCCGCGACATCGACGATCTCTACGACGCGTTCAAGCAGCCCCGCAAGGATCGACCGTCGCTGCCGCTGCTGCCGCCGGCCGAGGCGCGCGCGTACGTGCGCACGGTGCGGGACAAGGTCTACGACCTGCTGGACGGAATCCGCTTCACCGACCGCCGGCTGGTCGAGGACGGCTTCGCGTTCGGCATGATCGTGCAGCACGAGCAGCAGCACGACGAGACGATGCTCGCCACCCACCAACTGCGCGACGGCGTTCCGGTGCTGGCCGCCCCGCCCCCGCCCGAGCCCGGCGCGCCGGTCGCCGGCGAGGTGCTGGTGCCGGCCGGGCCGTTCACCATGGGCACCTCCACCGACCCGTGGGCGCTGGACAACGAATGTCCCGCGCACACCGTGGACCTGCCTGCCTACCGGATCGACGCCGCGCCGGTGACGAACGGGGACTACCGGGCGTTCATCGCCGACGGCGGCTACGACCAGTCGCGCTGGTGGAGCGAGGCCGGCTGGCGGCACCGGGTCGAGGCCGGGCTGAGCGCGCCGCTGCACTGGCGGCGTGACGGCGACGGGTGGGCGTACCGGCGGTTCGGCCGCTGGTCCGCGGTGCGCGACGACGAGCCGGTGGCGCACGTCTGCTGGTACGAGGCGCAGGCGTACGCGGCCTGGGCCGGCAAGCGGCTGCCCACCGAGGCGGAGTGGGAGAAGGCGGCCCGCTGGGATCCGGCGACCGGCCGTTCCCGCCGCTATCCGTGGGGCGACGACGACCCCGGCCCCGAGCACGCCAACCTGGGGCAGCGTCACCTGTGGCCGGCGCCGGTCGGCGCGTACCCGCGGGGCGCCTCGCCGCTCGGTGTGCACCAGCTGATCGGCGACGTGTGGGAGTGGACCGCCGGCACGTTCCACGGGCACCCGGGCTTCACCGCGTTCCCGTACCGCGAATACTCGGAGGTCTTCTTCGGCGAGGAGCACCGGGTGCTGCGCGGGGGCTCGTTCGGCACCGACCGGTCGGCCTGCCGGGGCACGTTCCGCAACTGGGACTACCCGATCCGGCGGCAGATCTTCAGCGGCTTCCGCTGCGCCCGCGACGCCGATCCGGCGGAGTGACCCGGCGCGATGTGCCGTCACCTCGCGTACCTCGGTCCACCGGTCACCCTGGGCAGCCTGCTGCACGACCCGCCGTACGGGCTGTTGCGGCAGTCCTGGGCACCGCGTGACATGCGGGGTGGCGGCACCATCAACGCCGACGGCTTCGGGGTCGGCTGGTACCCCGACGGCGCGGACCCGGTCCGCTACCGGCGGGCCCAGCCGATGTGGAGCGACACGACGCTGCCGGAGTTGGCCGCCGTGACGTCCGCCGGCGCGGTGCTGGCCGCCGTCCGCTCGGCGACGGTGGGCATGCCGCTGCACGAGACCGCCGCCGCGCCGTTCGCCGAGGGGCGCTGGCTGTTCAGCCACAACGGCGTGGTCTCCGGCTGGCCGGACAGCCTGGTGCCGCTCGCCGCCGGGCTGCCCGTGCGGGACCTGCTCACCCTGGAGGTGCCGACCGACTCGGCGGTGCTCTGGGCGCTGGTCCGGCACCGGCTGCGCGCGGGCGCGTCGCTCGGCGAGGCGGTGGCCGGCACGGTCGCGGCGGTCGACGCGGCGGCGCCCGGTTCGCGGCTGAACCTGCTGCTCACCGACGGCTCGACGGTGGCGGCGAGCGTGGCCGGGCACGCGCTGTCGGTGCGGCACCGCCCCGGCTCGGTGGTGCTGGCCTCCGAGCCGTTCGACGACGACCCCGGTTGGCGGGCGGTGCCCGAGGGCCGGCTGGTGGTGGCCACCGCCGCCGGGCTGGACGTCAGTGAGTTGACCACCGTCTGACCATCCGATCCACGAGCAGCAGAGAGGACAGTCGATGAGCGCGGAGCCGCTGGAGATCCACCTGGAGGAGCAGGACCTCGACCGTGCGCTGCGGGAGGACGTGCGGGTCGGGTTGACCGCGTCGCCCAGGTGGCTGCCGCCGAAGTGGTTCTACGACGCCCGGGGCAGTGAGCTGTTCGAGGAGATCACCCGCCTGCCGGAGTACTACCCGACCCGGGCCGAGCGGGCGGTTCTGGCCGCGCACGCGGACGACATCGCGGCGACGACCGGGGCGAAGACGCTGATCGAGCTGGGGTCCGGCTCGTCGGAGAAGACCCGGTTGCTGCTGGACGCGTTCACCCGCCACGGCGACCTGGGCACCTTCGTCCCGCTCGATGTCTCGGTCAGCGCGTTGCGTTCCTCGACCGAGCAGATCGCGGCCGCGTACCCGGGGCTGCGGGTGCGGGGCATCGTGGGTGACTTCACCCGTCACCTGGACCGGCTGCCGACCGGTGGCCGGCGCCTGGTGGCGTTCCTCGG is part of the Micromonospora sp. WMMD980 genome and encodes:
- the egtB gene encoding ergothioneine biosynthesis protein EgtB; its protein translation is MTTTERPGTDAEQLRARIVAELERTRARTASLTDAVDDDDLVRQHSTLMSPLVWDLAHVGNQEELWLVRDVGGREPVRRDIDDLYDAFKQPRKDRPSLPLLPPAEARAYVRTVRDKVYDLLDGIRFTDRRLVEDGFAFGMIVQHEQQHDETMLATHQLRDGVPVLAAPPPPEPGAPVAGEVLVPAGPFTMGTSTDPWALDNECPAHTVDLPAYRIDAAPVTNGDYRAFIADGGYDQSRWWSEAGWRHRVEAGLSAPLHWRRDGDGWAYRRFGRWSAVRDDEPVAHVCWYEAQAYAAWAGKRLPTEAEWEKAARWDPATGRSRRYPWGDDDPGPEHANLGQRHLWPAPVGAYPRGASPLGVHQLIGDVWEWTAGTFHGHPGFTAFPYREYSEVFFGEEHRVLRGGSFGTDRSACRGTFRNWDYPIRRQIFSGFRCARDADPAE
- the egtD gene encoding L-histidine N(alpha)-methyltransferase produces the protein MSAEPLEIHLEEQDLDRALREDVRVGLTASPRWLPPKWFYDARGSELFEEITRLPEYYPTRAERAVLAAHADDIAATTGAKTLIELGSGSSEKTRLLLDAFTRHGDLGTFVPLDVSVSALRSSTEQIAAAYPGLRVRGIVGDFTRHLDRLPTGGRRLVAFLGGTIGNLLPAERAGFLAATRAALEAGDWLLVGTDLVKDPGVVVPAYDDAAGVTAEFNRNVLRVVNRELGADFDVAAFRHVAVWDPEREWVEMRLRAERPTRVRVAELDLDVAFAAGEELRTEISAKFRPAGIADELAGAGFVRQAFWTDPDGLFGVSLARAD
- the egtA gene encoding ergothioneine biosynthesis glutamate--cysteine ligase EgtA; this translates as MVMSPELDRATVLADMAAARGHLARICFKTGPPTLTGVELEWTVHDAADPTRPVDRERLREALGRHGPVTLDPTSPAHELRHGGTVTVEPGGQVEISAPPRPAVAALLLATQADIDELRDLLDAAGLVLGDTGMDPWRAPRPVVDTPRYRAMRRVFDRRGPAGRAMMYATAGLQVCLDAGEPDQVARRWAAAHAVGPPLLAAFATAGRHAGRPTGWASARMAAWLAIDPARTRPVWSPTDADRDPVSAWTAYVLAAPLLCVRGDGPDWTPPEGVTFADWVAGALPRPPTTDDLEYHVSTLFPPVRPRGYLELRYLDAQPGREWTVPVAVLAALFADPTTTRDALAAAGPVADRWRAAARRGLAERPLATAAAALFDLALTALPGLDLPGGIHDQTHRAIRRRRAAAERGHR
- the egtC gene encoding ergothioneine biosynthesis protein EgtC; amino-acid sequence: MCRHLAYLGPPVTLGSLLHDPPYGLLRQSWAPRDMRGGGTINADGFGVGWYPDGADPVRYRRAQPMWSDTTLPELAAVTSAGAVLAAVRSATVGMPLHETAAAPFAEGRWLFSHNGVVSGWPDSLVPLAAGLPVRDLLTLEVPTDSAVLWALVRHRLRAGASLGEAVAGTVAAVDAAAPGSRLNLLLTDGSTVAASVAGHALSVRHRPGSVVLASEPFDDDPGWRAVPEGRLVVATAAGLDVSELTTV